In candidate division KSB1 bacterium, one DNA window encodes the following:
- a CDS encoding radical SAM protein, producing the protein MKEVVPRNLLRALSPWRVYNVALATGSYVASLAGRRPLVWAEPAILMVEPTNRCNLRCPQCHTGSGRINRPYARLSPQQFRAIIDELGESLVYLLLFNQGEPYLHPEFLDLVEYAKSRRIYVTTSTNGHFFDAPQVVERTVTSGLDTLVVSLDGADKETYLRYRCGGDFEKVTQGVRNIVAARRRLKSPTPLVFVQFLLLRHNEHQLQEICSLAKELGADRVLLKTAQVETPAEAEQFLPRQERYRRYRIDQGRLLIKGSRRLPCRRPWFSTVVNSDGRVSPCCFDKDGRYAVGNIAEAPLRAIWRSPEYNDFRERILHGEDIDICRTCTEGTRVFV; encoded by the coding sequence ATGAAGGAAGTCGTCCCGCGCAACCTGCTGCGTGCCCTGTCGCCATGGCGTGTGTACAACGTGGCGCTGGCCACGGGCTCCTACGTAGCCTCGCTGGCCGGCCGGCGACCTCTGGTCTGGGCAGAGCCCGCCATCCTCATGGTGGAACCCACCAACCGCTGCAACCTGCGCTGCCCGCAGTGCCACACCGGCTCAGGGAGAATCAATCGTCCCTATGCCCGCTTGTCACCGCAACAGTTTCGGGCCATAATCGACGAGCTCGGGGAGAGCCTCGTCTACCTGCTCCTTTTCAACCAGGGCGAGCCGTACCTGCACCCGGAGTTTTTGGATCTGGTCGAGTATGCCAAGAGCCGCCGCATCTACGTGACCACCAGCACCAACGGCCACTTCTTTGATGCCCCCCAGGTGGTGGAGCGTACGGTCACATCCGGCCTGGACACCCTCGTCGTATCCCTGGACGGGGCAGACAAAGAGACCTACCTGAGGTACCGTTGCGGAGGTGACTTTGAAAAGGTCACCCAAGGCGTTAGGAACATCGTCGCCGCTCGCAGGCGGCTCAAGTCGCCGACTCCCTTGGTGTTCGTGCAGTTCCTCCTGCTGCGGCACAACGAACACCAGCTGCAGGAGATTTGCTCCTTAGCTAAGGAGCTGGGTGCCGACCGTGTCTTGCTCAAGACTGCGCAGGTAGAGACCCCAGCCGAAGCAGAGCAGTTCCTCCCTCGCCAAGAACGTTACCGGCGCTACCGCATCGACCAGGGGCGCCTCCTCATCAAGGGGAGCCGCAGATTGCCGTGCCGCCGTCCCTGGTTCAGCACGGTGGTGAACAGCGATGGCAGAGTTTCGCCCTGTTGCTTTGACAAGGATGGCCGCTACGCGGTGGGCAATATTGCCGAGGCGCCATTGCGCGCCATCTGGCGTTCGCCTGAGTACAATGACTTTCGTGAACGGATCTTGCATGGAGAAGACATCGACATCTGCCGCACTTGCACGGAGGGGACGCGCGTTTTTGTCTAG
- a CDS encoding class I SAM-dependent methyltransferase produces the protein MTVPGRGVWPEALEHVLPDPRHPNFLRWRAYHESGRWRGELVENMLGPLLPPHAVVLDIGCGTGGASVALAAKGATVLAVEVDVARLKATRALAAAAGVPVRLVLADGCALPCCEQTCHAVVLQDVLEHVVSPERLLREAARVLRPGGVAFVSTPNRCSPFNALADPHWGLPGVAVLPRRLVERFMKARGGAAAPLPAPALLSLRRLRRLMEMAGLVMSFANRAAARHIAAEPRAAFCAPFHLRMAAWVRRLKLLKWLPGIVNDRLGLFNWWLNPNWYIMAEKR, from the coding sequence GTGACCGTCCCTGGCCGGGGCGTCTGGCCCGAGGCGCTGGAGCACGTGCTCCCAGACCCCAGGCACCCCAACTTTCTGCGCTGGCGGGCCTACCACGAGAGCGGGCGTTGGCGGGGTGAGCTGGTAGAAAACATGCTTGGCCCCTTGCTGCCGCCGCATGCTGTGGTGTTGGACATTGGCTGCGGCACCGGCGGCGCCAGCGTAGCGTTGGCGGCCAAGGGGGCCACCGTCCTCGCCGTGGAGGTGGATGTGGCCCGCCTCAAGGCCACACGGGCATTGGCGGCCGCCGCAGGTGTGCCCGTCCGGCTCGTGCTCGCGGACGGCTGCGCCTTGCCATGCTGCGAACAGACGTGCCACGCTGTGGTCCTGCAGGATGTGCTCGAACACGTAGTGTCGCCGGAGCGACTCCTGCGCGAAGCGGCGCGTGTACTCAGGCCAGGAGGCGTGGCCTTTGTGTCGACGCCGAATCGTTGCTCGCCCTTCAACGCGCTTGCCGACCCCCACTGGGGATTGCCTGGCGTGGCCGTGCTGCCACGGCGGCTGGTCGAGCGGTTCATGAAGGCGCGAGGAGGCGCAGCGGCGCCCCTTCCGGCACCAGCATTGCTATCCCTGCGTCGTCTGCGGCGGCTCATGGAGATGGCCGGACTGGTCATGTCGTTTGCCAATCGTGCTGCAGCGCGCCACATCGCCGCAGAGCCACGCGCTGCGTTCTGTGCGCCTTTTCACCTTCGCATGGCGGCATGGGTACGTAGACTCAAGCTCCTCAAGTGGCTCCCGGGCATCGTCAACGACCGCCTGGGCCTGTTCAATTGGTGGCTCAACCCAAATTGGTACATCATGGCTGAGAAGAGATGA
- a CDS encoding glycosyltransferase, whose product MIALVALTALLVYAAVVCRLLHGLRALRPQVHAARPRVSVVCAARNEAHNLDALLSCLMAQSYPPELLEVVIVDDRSSDGSAALLARWRAAHPRVKVVHLEELGPGIGAKKNALAHGIAAATGEILLLTDADCRPSPRWAEEMVGHFAAEVGLVAGFAPLLGEGVLAGVVAVDTLASALVAAGGVGLHRPTTCTGRNLAFRRQAYAEVEGYQKFMYAVSGDDDLLLHQVSQRTDWQVQYAVSPATFVPSAAPRTLRQLLAQRRRHLSAGRYYPAGVKARYALLHLCNLCLFVAPVWAALGGSGLPLCSLLLCAKVAVDLKALLLAGRAFAQRFSWWAFCLWEMYFVLTNVLLGPLSWLGRIRWRE is encoded by the coding sequence GTGATTGCGCTCGTGGCGCTGACTGCTCTACTTGTCTACGCGGCCGTGGTCTGCCGCCTCCTGCACGGTCTGCGCGCGTTGCGTCCGCAGGTTCATGCCGCCCGCCCGCGGGTCTCCGTGGTCTGCGCAGCCAGAAATGAGGCCCATAACCTGGACGCCTTGCTTTCTTGCCTCATGGCGCAGTCGTACCCGCCGGAACTCCTGGAGGTCGTGATAGTCGACGATCGCTCCAGTGACGGGAGCGCCGCGCTTCTGGCTCGTTGGCGTGCAGCTCACCCTCGCGTCAAGGTCGTGCACCTAGAGGAGCTGGGACCAGGGATCGGCGCTAAGAAGAACGCCTTGGCGCACGGCATTGCCGCCGCAACCGGCGAGATCCTGCTGCTCACTGACGCGGACTGCCGGCCCTCGCCCCGCTGGGCAGAGGAGATGGTAGGACACTTTGCTGCCGAGGTGGGCCTGGTGGCGGGCTTTGCCCCGCTCTTGGGTGAGGGCGTGCTGGCAGGGGTTGTGGCGGTCGACACTTTAGCCTCGGCGCTCGTCGCTGCCGGAGGAGTCGGGCTACATCGGCCCACGACTTGCACCGGGCGCAACCTCGCCTTTCGGCGCCAGGCATATGCAGAGGTCGAGGGCTACCAAAAGTTCATGTACGCCGTGTCTGGCGACGACGACCTGCTTCTTCATCAGGTGAGCCAACGGACCGACTGGCAGGTGCAGTATGCCGTCTCACCGGCCACGTTCGTGCCCAGCGCGGCGCCGAGAACTCTCCGGCAATTGCTCGCTCAGCGCCGGCGTCACCTTTCGGCAGGGCGCTACTACCCTGCGGGTGTGAAGGCGAGGTACGCACTGCTTCACCTGTGCAACCTCTGCCTGTTCGTCGCCCCAGTTTGGGCGGCGCTGGGCGGCTCTGGGCTGCCACTCTGCAGCCTCTTGCTCTGTGCAAAAGTTGCCGTTGACCTGAAAGCGTTGCTTCTGGCCGGGCGCGCCTTCGCGCAGAGATTCTCTTGGTGGGCGTTTTGTTTATGGGAAATGTACTTTGTGCTGACAAATGTCCTTCTGGGGCCGCTGAGTTGGCTGGGGAGAATCCGTTGGCGCGAGTGA
- the larA gene encoding nickel-dependent lactate racemase codes for MQLRLAYGRSSLTVELPDERVLAVVDIGDDLPAAEEDTIKAALSKPLGAPPLERLVRRGERTTIVIPDASRRCGARVFLPLLIDLLNRKGIHDRDITVLFATGSHGLQVESERQEVVGPELYRRVRTVDHDCRQLADLVRLGETVNGTPVWLHKYVVKAERLLVAGGTSHHPLTGYAGGPKLLNPGCAGLETVLRCHALGVDVTRGGLVATCAPGVAAGNPIYQDIVDSTKFVQVDFALHLIVDAHGRVRQACAGALAPSWERARQLADSFYKVPVAQRVPLVIASCGGAPFDDDFVKSFRAVRNAALLVSDGGHLLLIAECRAGLGCEHFLDFFATSTPHELASKLRQDYRSFGTTALGLRELLRRIRVTVVGMLPPAAPSAMGIRVEPSAQVAVEQALSELPPGAKLAVLPHAHFTLPVVERG; via the coding sequence ATGCAGCTGAGACTGGCCTATGGACGATCATCCCTCACAGTAGAGCTCCCCGACGAGCGGGTGCTGGCAGTGGTGGATATTGGGGACGACCTCCCTGCTGCCGAAGAGGACACCATCAAGGCGGCGTTGAGCAAGCCGCTGGGTGCCCCACCCTTGGAACGACTGGTGCGGCGCGGAGAGCGCACGACGATCGTCATTCCCGATGCCTCCCGGCGCTGCGGTGCCCGTGTTTTCCTCCCCCTGTTGATCGATCTCCTCAACCGCAAGGGCATTCACGATCGGGATATCACCGTCCTGTTTGCCACCGGGAGCCATGGGCTGCAGGTCGAATCCGAGCGGCAGGAGGTGGTGGGTCCGGAGCTCTACCGGCGTGTGCGCACTGTTGACCACGACTGCCGGCAGCTCGCGGACCTTGTGCGCCTTGGGGAGACGGTCAATGGCACGCCGGTGTGGCTCCACAAGTACGTGGTGAAGGCAGAGCGGCTACTCGTGGCAGGAGGCACCAGCCACCACCCGCTGACCGGCTATGCGGGCGGCCCGAAGCTGCTAAATCCCGGGTGCGCTGGGCTGGAGACTGTGCTGCGCTGCCACGCACTGGGGGTGGATGTGACGCGTGGTGGACTGGTGGCCACCTGTGCCCCAGGGGTCGCAGCGGGTAACCCCATTTACCAGGACATCGTGGACTCCACGAAGTTCGTGCAGGTGGACTTTGCCTTGCACCTGATCGTGGACGCGCATGGCAGGGTACGACAGGCGTGCGCAGGAGCGCTGGCGCCCAGTTGGGAGAGGGCGCGTCAGCTAGCCGATAGCTTCTACAAGGTACCTGTGGCGCAACGTGTGCCTCTGGTCATTGCCAGCTGCGGGGGGGCGCCCTTCGACGACGACTTTGTCAAGAGCTTTCGCGCCGTGCGGAACGCTGCGCTGCTGGTCAGCGACGGTGGCCATCTCCTCCTGATTGCCGAGTGCCGCGCAGGACTCGGCTGCGAGCATTTCTTAGACTTTTTCGCCACCTCCACGCCGCACGAGCTGGCCAGCAAGCTCCGACAGGATTACCGTTCGTTCGGCACCACTGCCCTTGGATTGCGCGAACTGCTGCGCCGGATCAGGGTGACGGTGGTGGGAATGCTCCCGCCAGCAGCCCCCTCGGCCATGGGCATTCGCGTGGAGCCCTCTGCCCAAGTGGCGGTGGAACAGGCCCTGTCTGAACTGCCGCCCGGGGCGAAATTGGCGGTGCTCCCCCACGCACATTTCACGCTGCCAGTAGTGGAGAGAGGATGA
- a CDS encoding C40 family peptidase, translating into MTDEQILALAEEIKAFLNAPYVWGGSSPEGTDCSGFVYAVFRRAWGLTLPRSAEGMYRIGEPVERDSLRFSDLVFFEAAGVGEVAHVGIYVAKGRFVHASPTKGVIISELDESYFRQHYVGARRLVGYVVR; encoded by the coding sequence TTGACCGATGAGCAGATCCTTGCCTTGGCAGAAGAGATCAAGGCCTTCCTCAATGCCCCCTACGTGTGGGGAGGGTCCTCGCCCGAAGGGACCGACTGCTCAGGCTTTGTTTACGCCGTGTTCCGTCGCGCCTGGGGGTTGACCCTGCCGCGCTCCGCAGAGGGCATGTACCGGATCGGCGAGCCAGTGGAGCGGGACTCCCTGCGTTTTTCAGACTTGGTCTTCTTCGAGGCAGCCGGGGTGGGTGAGGTTGCCCATGTCGGCATCTACGTGGCAAAGGGGCGCTTTGTCCATGCCAGCCCGACTAAGGGGGTGATAATCTCTGAACTTGACGAGAGCTATTTTCGCCAGCACTACGTGGGCGCGCGCCGCCTCGTCGGGTATGTCGTACGCTGA
- the rlmD gene encoding 23S rRNA (uracil(1939)-C(5))-methyltransferase RlmD — MSLEKGAEIEVQVLSLAFGGKGVARVNDLVVFVEGGLPEQIVRVHITRRKRTFAEARIVEVVRQSPLATAPRCLHFPDCGGCQLQHLRYGAQLEVKRQHVVDCLERLGGIQSPPVTPALLSPQQFFYRNKMEFAFSDRAWVPAARLSQEGNREAGLYLGLHPRGRFDAVVDVSECHLLSPVSNQILAEIRQIARRSGLPAYSAASRQGFWRHAVIREGKQTGQVMVNIVTSAFDETALKTLSVGLRERFPAIVSVVATVSTSPANVAYGEQQVVLAGQPAIEEQLGRYRFEISANSFFQSNPQQALRLYEVVRRYASLRGDEVVFDLYCGTGTISIFLAEKAREVWGFELAGEAVADARRNCARNAIGNCHFVSGDVRTSLEKMAAEAGNIRTEVVVVDPPRAGVHPRVLEVLAEMAPRRIVYVSCNPATLARDLGVLCQGGYRLREVTPVDMFPQTWHVEAVALLEKESGQEKGIP, encoded by the coding sequence ATGAGCCTGGAAAAGGGCGCGGAAATAGAGGTGCAGGTTCTTTCTCTTGCCTTCGGTGGCAAAGGCGTGGCAAGGGTTAACGACCTGGTCGTCTTTGTGGAGGGGGGCCTGCCAGAGCAGATTGTCCGGGTGCACATCACGCGCCGCAAGCGCACGTTTGCTGAGGCGCGCATCGTCGAGGTGGTGCGGCAATCGCCTCTGGCAACCGCACCACGTTGTCTTCACTTTCCGGACTGTGGCGGCTGCCAATTGCAGCACCTCCGCTACGGTGCCCAGCTCGAGGTGAAGCGCCAGCACGTGGTTGACTGCCTCGAGCGCCTAGGCGGCATCCAGTCGCCGCCGGTGACCCCCGCGTTGCTCAGCCCACAGCAGTTTTTCTACCGCAACAAGATGGAATTTGCCTTTTCCGACCGCGCGTGGGTGCCTGCTGCCCGCTTGAGCCAGGAAGGCAACCGTGAGGCGGGGCTGTACCTTGGCCTCCACCCCCGTGGGCGCTTCGACGCAGTAGTGGACGTGAGCGAGTGCCATTTGCTGTCACCTGTGAGCAACCAGATTTTGGCGGAAATCCGGCAGATTGCGCGACGCTCGGGCCTTCCGGCCTACTCGGCGGCAAGCCGCCAGGGGTTCTGGCGACACGCGGTCATTCGCGAGGGAAAGCAGACCGGGCAGGTGATGGTCAACATAGTGACCTCTGCGTTCGATGAAACCGCGCTGAAAACCCTTTCCGTCGGATTGAGAGAGCGATTCCCCGCCATTGTGAGCGTCGTGGCAACCGTCTCCACCTCGCCGGCGAACGTGGCGTACGGAGAGCAACAAGTCGTTCTCGCCGGACAGCCTGCCATCGAGGAGCAGCTCGGACGGTATCGGTTTGAAATCTCTGCCAACTCCTTTTTCCAATCCAACCCGCAGCAAGCCCTCCGCCTGTACGAAGTGGTGCGGCGATACGCCAGCCTGCGCGGCGACGAGGTGGTGTTCGACCTCTACTGTGGCACGGGCACCATCAGCATCTTTTTGGCGGAGAAGGCGCGCGAGGTATGGGGCTTTGAGCTGGCCGGGGAGGCCGTGGCGGACGCCAGACGCAATTGCGCACGCAACGCCATTGGCAACTGCCATTTCGTGAGCGGCGACGTGCGCACTTCTTTGGAGAAGATGGCGGCCGAGGCAGGAAATATCCGGACGGAGGTCGTGGTGGTCGACCCGCCCCGTGCCGGAGTGCATCCGCGGGTGCTGGAAGTGCTCGCCGAGATGGCCCCGCGGCGGATTGTGTACGTGTCATGCAATCCGGCAACTTTGGCGCGCGACCTGGGAGTGCTGTGCCAAGGCGGCTATCGCCTGCGGGAGGTGACGCCGGTAGACATGTTCCCCCAGACCTGGCATGTCGAGGCAGTGGCCCTGCTGGAAAAGGAGAGTGGGCAAGAGAAAGGTATCCCTTGA
- the glgA gene encoding glycogen synthase GlgA: MKILYVASEVAPFAKTGGLADVAAALPKALQDLGHDIRVMMPKYGSINERKYVLREVIRLREIAVDLGGEKLVGSVKSAFIPETKVQVYFLDYPPLFGRQELYTDPKTGKDWPDNAERFTFFCKGVLETVKLLHWQPHVIHCNDWHTGLIPVLLKTTYSHERLFARTSTLFTIHNLAYQGVFPKAKFALTGLPAELFRDPGGVEFYGKLSFMKAGIVFADAISTVSERYAEEITSDPEMGCGLQEVLRARRDVLYGILNGIDDTVWNPKTDPLIARTYAATDLAGKAENKKALVEVLGLPYRPEVPVIGMISRLADQKGFDLVAEALPALMKMDVQLVILGTGDRKYHKLLAGFARRNPKKVSVNLRFDNALAHQIEAGADMFLMPSRYEPCGLNQMYSLVYGTIPIVRASGGLADTIVDFDPRGGTGNGFVFTEYSAAAMLHAVERALAVFLDQKTWLRLVRSAMRSNFSWKNSATKYVKLYAKLEASRRK; the protein is encoded by the coding sequence CTGAAGATACTGTACGTTGCCTCAGAAGTTGCGCCCTTTGCCAAGACGGGCGGACTTGCCGATGTGGCTGCCGCTCTGCCCAAGGCGTTGCAAGACCTCGGCCATGACATCCGCGTGATGATGCCCAAGTACGGCTCGATCAACGAGCGCAAGTATGTGCTGCGTGAGGTCATTCGCCTCAGGGAGATAGCTGTCGACCTGGGCGGCGAGAAACTGGTCGGCAGCGTCAAGTCGGCGTTCATCCCGGAGACGAAGGTCCAGGTTTACTTCCTGGACTATCCGCCCCTCTTCGGCCGGCAGGAACTTTACACGGACCCCAAGACCGGCAAGGACTGGCCTGATAACGCAGAGCGCTTCACTTTCTTCTGCAAGGGTGTCTTGGAGACGGTGAAGCTCCTCCACTGGCAGCCGCATGTGATTCACTGCAACGACTGGCACACCGGACTCATTCCAGTTCTACTCAAGACCACCTACAGCCACGAGCGCCTCTTCGCCAGGACTTCCACGCTCTTTACCATCCATAACTTGGCCTACCAGGGCGTCTTTCCAAAGGCCAAGTTTGCCCTCACTGGTCTGCCGGCGGAGCTCTTCCGCGACCCGGGTGGCGTAGAGTTCTACGGAAAGTTGAGCTTCATGAAGGCCGGCATCGTGTTTGCCGACGCCATTTCCACGGTGAGCGAGCGTTATGCTGAAGAGATCACTTCCGATCCGGAGATGGGCTGCGGCCTGCAGGAGGTGCTGCGCGCGCGGCGTGATGTGTTGTACGGCATCCTCAATGGCATCGACGACACGGTCTGGAACCCCAAGACCGATCCGCTGATCGCCAGGACCTACGCTGCCACTGATCTTGCGGGCAAAGCCGAGAACAAGAAGGCGCTGGTTGAGGTCCTGGGCTTGCCGTATCGCCCCGAGGTCCCGGTGATCGGGATGATCTCCCGTCTCGCCGACCAAAAAGGATTCGACTTAGTGGCAGAGGCGCTCCCTGCGCTAATGAAGATGGACGTCCAACTTGTCATCCTCGGAACTGGCGACCGGAAATACCACAAACTCTTGGCCGGGTTTGCCAGGCGCAATCCGAAGAAGGTCTCCGTCAATCTCCGCTTTGACAACGCCCTTGCCCACCAGATCGAAGCTGGGGCTGACATGTTCCTCATGCCGTCCCGGTACGAGCCATGTGGACTGAACCAGATGTACAGCTTGGTCTATGGCACGATCCCCATTGTGCGGGCGAGCGGCGGGCTGGCCGACACGATTGTCGACTTTGACCCACGGGGAGGCACGGGCAATGGTTTTGTCTTCACGGAGTACAGCGCTGCTGCCATGCTGCACGCGGTGGAAAGAGCCCTGGCCGTGTTTTTAGATCAAAAGACCTGGCTGCGCCTGGTGAGGAGCGCCATGCGCAGCAACTTTAGCTGGAAGAACTCCGCGACCAAGTACGTCAAGCTGTATGCCAAGCTGGAGGCGAGCAGAAGGAAGTAG
- a CDS encoding STAS domain-containing protein — MEGIQLRTSQVGAAGTVTLLRVKGYVDATTAPDLHKAVTRLLQEEHYQIVVDLSAVNYISSAGWGVFVGEIRSIRESGGDLKIVHMTPEVREVFEMLEFNRILASYESLEEAIDDFDVCAGYDLSKSARRQVVPSLDFDMQPAVRLQQPAASRAAPATLQAAPGGVGEPASYGRPAEAIDLPLTEKVRKIVLENPNNGAWGVMRALNSPRFGYTRMNYFKVRALLKRLNLDTKEKRYRFYRSR, encoded by the coding sequence ATGGAGGGTATTCAGCTTCGGACATCACAGGTGGGCGCGGCGGGCACGGTCACTCTGCTGCGCGTCAAGGGGTACGTGGACGCCACCACTGCTCCGGACCTGCACAAGGCCGTGACCAGGCTTCTGCAAGAAGAGCACTATCAGATCGTGGTCGACCTCAGTGCGGTCAACTACATCAGTAGTGCTGGCTGGGGCGTGTTTGTCGGTGAGATACGCAGCATTCGCGAGAGCGGCGGCGACCTGAAGATTGTGCACATGACCCCCGAGGTGCGCGAGGTGTTCGAGATGCTGGAGTTCAATCGCATCCTCGCCTCCTACGAAAGCCTCGAGGAGGCCATCGATGACTTTGACGTGTGCGCCGGGTACGATCTGTCGAAGAGCGCTCGCCGGCAGGTGGTGCCGTCCTTGGACTTTGACATGCAGCCGGCAGTGCGCCTGCAGCAGCCAGCTGCGAGCAGAGCCGCGCCGGCCACACTACAGGCTGCACCGGGGGGAGTTGGGGAGCCAGCTTCCTACGGTCGACCCGCTGAGGCTATCGACCTGCCGCTCACCGAGAAGGTGCGGAAGATCGTCCTCGAGAACCCGAACAACGGAGCTTGGGGAGTGATGCGTGCCCTGAACTCCCCTCGTTTTGGTTACACCCGCATGAACTACTTCAAGGTGCGGGCACTGTTGAAGAGGCTCAACTTGGATACCAAGGAGAAGCGGTATCGATTTTACCGCTCGCGGTGA
- a CDS encoding polysaccharide biosynthesis/export family protein, translating into MVAQRNSEARATGTWGGPQGMLGPVMLAVAFLLWWAPPLSGQEVPAGSGAPPFGYGDGVRILIWESWERAELQTFATKFSNEYVIDGEGYITLPIFGKLKVVGITPDGLVELLREKLRPYTRDPIITVTPLVRVTLLGHFRQPGSYRVDPMEALWSVIERAGGPGPECDLQRLQLRRGGRTVKKSLLTSWERGSSLAEIGVRSGDVIYAPRVPRLTFRDFVYYFQFIVSLISLYVSIKRWG; encoded by the coding sequence ATGGTGGCACAGCGAAACAGTGAAGCGCGAGCGACAGGCACCTGGGGCGGGCCTCAAGGCATGCTTGGCCCAGTCATGTTGGCTGTGGCCTTTTTGTTGTGGTGGGCGCCCCCCTTGTCTGGGCAAGAGGTGCCCGCAGGCAGCGGCGCACCGCCCTTCGGCTACGGCGACGGGGTGCGAATCCTCATTTGGGAAAGCTGGGAGCGGGCCGAACTACAAACTTTTGCCACCAAGTTCAGCAACGAGTATGTGATTGACGGCGAGGGGTACATAACACTCCCCATCTTCGGTAAGCTCAAGGTCGTGGGAATCACGCCGGACGGGCTGGTGGAGCTGCTGCGCGAAAAGCTGCGCCCGTACACCCGAGACCCGATCATCACGGTGACGCCGCTGGTGCGGGTGACTCTCCTTGGTCATTTTCGGCAACCGGGTTCGTATCGCGTGGACCCCATGGAAGCTCTCTGGAGTGTCATCGAGCGGGCTGGTGGGCCAGGGCCTGAGTGTGACCTGCAGCGCTTGCAGCTGCGGCGTGGCGGCCGCACCGTGAAAAAGAGCCTCCTGACCAGCTGGGAACGCGGTTCGTCCTTAGCGGAAATCGGCGTGAGGAGTGGTGACGTCATCTATGCGCCGCGCGTGCCGCGCCTCACCTTCCGCGACTTTGTCTACTACTTTCAGTTCATCGTCTCTTTGATCTCGCTCTACGTCTCCATCAAGAGGTGGGGTTGA